The Variovorax paradoxus genome window below encodes:
- a CDS encoding VOC family protein: MLALRTNPAMLSPFHVAFPVHDLALARRFYGETLGCPEGRSSPDWIDFNFYGHQIVAHLSPEEAGVAQKNDVDGKGVPVRHMGIVLPRADWDAMAQRLKAAGIAFIIEPYIRFQGEAGEQATMFFLDPSGNAIEIKAFANIEMLFAK, translated from the coding sequence ATGCTTGCCCTTCGCACCAACCCCGCGATGCTGTCGCCGTTCCATGTCGCTTTTCCCGTGCACGACCTCGCGCTCGCGCGCCGGTTCTATGGCGAGACCCTCGGCTGCCCCGAAGGCCGCAGTTCCCCGGACTGGATCGACTTCAATTTCTACGGCCACCAGATCGTGGCCCACCTCTCGCCCGAAGAGGCCGGTGTCGCGCAGAAGAACGACGTCGACGGCAAGGGCGTTCCGGTGCGCCACATGGGCATCGTGCTTCCTCGCGCCGATTGGGATGCGATGGCGCAGCGGCTGAAGGCGGCCGGCATCGCGTTCATCATCGAGCCCTACATCCGCTTCCAGGGCGAAGCGGGCGAACAGGCGACGATGTTCTTCCTCGATCCGTCGGGCAACGCGATCGAGATCAAGGCTTTCGCGAACATCGAGATGCTGTTCGCCAAGTAG
- the prpB gene encoding methylisocitrate lyase has protein sequence MSAGQTSPGARFRAALREESPLQIVGTINANHALLARRAGYRAIYLSGGGVAAGSLGLPDLGMSGLEDVLVDVRRITDVCDTPLLVDIDTGFGPSAFNIARTVRSLVKAGAAACHIEDQVGAKRCGHRPGKEIVGVREMADRVKAAVDARTDDAFFVIARTDAIAMEGVEAAIERARACVEAGADAVFAEAALDLPTYRRFVDATGVPVLANITEFGQTPLFSVEELRSVGVAMVLYPLSAFRAMNKAAEAVYGAIRRDGHQRAVLDAMQTREELYERIGYHAFEQRLDALFAEGRR, from the coding sequence AGGAATCGCCGCTGCAGATCGTCGGCACGATCAACGCCAACCATGCGCTGCTGGCGCGCCGCGCCGGCTACCGCGCGATCTATCTCTCGGGCGGCGGCGTCGCCGCGGGCTCGCTGGGCCTGCCGGACCTCGGCATGAGCGGCCTCGAGGACGTGCTGGTCGACGTGCGCCGCATCACCGACGTGTGCGACACGCCGCTGCTGGTGGACATCGACACCGGCTTCGGCCCCAGTGCCTTCAACATCGCGCGCACCGTGCGCAGCCTGGTCAAGGCCGGCGCGGCCGCCTGCCACATCGAGGACCAGGTCGGCGCCAAGCGCTGCGGCCACCGGCCGGGCAAGGAGATCGTCGGCGTGCGCGAGATGGCCGACCGCGTGAAGGCGGCCGTGGATGCGCGCACCGACGACGCCTTCTTCGTGATCGCGCGCACCGACGCGATCGCGATGGAGGGCGTCGAGGCCGCGATCGAGCGCGCCCGGGCCTGCGTCGAGGCCGGCGCCGACGCGGTCTTCGCCGAGGCCGCGCTGGACCTGCCGACCTACCGGCGCTTCGTCGACGCCACCGGCGTGCCGGTGCTCGCGAACATCACGGAGTTCGGCCAGACGCCGCTGTTCTCGGTCGAGGAACTGCGTTCCGTCGGCGTCGCGATGGTGCTCTATCCCTTGAGCGCCTTCCGCGCGATGAACAAGGCGGCCGAGGCGGTTTACGGCGCGATCCGCCGCGATGGTCACCAGCGCGCGGTGCTCGATGCGATGCAGACCCGCGAGGAGCTCTATGAACGCATCGGTTATCACGCGTTCGAGCAGCGGCTCGATGCGTTGTTTGCCGAGGGGCGCCGCTGA